Proteins encoded together in one Bacteroides ovatus window:
- a CDS encoding alpha-glucuronidase, with translation MVKKKFLVLCLFCLMDFPLLQAEDGSKLWLRTPSANQCEPLEMDVVCKGVDKNHPTMKIAMRELQEGGWSQRIEYKLVKRKSSKAKPPAVDEEYSIYTDADGKALLTSASTQGLLYATYDLLRHKACGEPVECINKVEKPTYALRVLNHWDNLNGTIERGYAGNSLWKWEEMPQTISPRYEQYARACASVGINASVLNNVNASPEMLATAYLQKVKILADIFRPYGVKVYLCVNFASPKELGKLPTADPMDEKVIAWWQDKAKEIYQLVPDFGGFLVKANSEGKPGPCDYGRTHVDGANMLADALRPYGGIVMWRSFVYKAASEDRAMQALLEFESLDGRFRDNVILQIKNGPVDFQPREPFNPLFGRMPHTQQMVEFQITQEYLGASNHLFYQAPLWKECLDANTYCRQSDSSVKPTVAGITAQRLHGLSAIAGVANIGDDINWCGHHFAQANWYAFGRLAWNEQLTSEEIAKEWLKQTFTDNTDFVKSASQLMLDTREALVNYMMPIGLHHIFAEVHHYGPAPWYTEKGMRADWSPLYYHRSDSLGIGFDRTVATGSGGTAQYASPLFDMWENRATCPDEYLLWFHRVGWNEKLHSGRTLWHELCHRYQTGLEQARGFQKRWDALQPYVDKERFEHVQHKLKIQTHDAQWWKDACLLYFQTFHHLPFPSDYERPVYDLEQLMNFHIGLSLHGCPTRQQLRL, from the coding sequence ATGGTTAAAAAGAAATTTTTAGTTTTATGTCTCTTCTGCCTCATGGACTTCCCCCTCTTGCAAGCAGAAGATGGTAGTAAATTATGGTTGCGGACTCCATCCGCCAATCAGTGCGAGCCATTGGAGATGGATGTAGTATGTAAAGGGGTTGATAAAAATCATCCCACCATGAAGATTGCGATGCGCGAGTTACAAGAGGGCGGATGGAGTCAACGTATAGAGTACAAACTGGTAAAAAGAAAAAGTTCAAAGGCGAAGCCCCCAGCTGTTGATGAGGAGTACTCAATCTATACAGATGCCGATGGAAAAGCGTTGTTGACTTCAGCTTCCACACAGGGCTTGCTATATGCCACTTACGATTTGTTGCGCCATAAGGCTTGTGGTGAACCTGTTGAATGTATAAATAAGGTGGAAAAGCCCACTTATGCCTTGCGTGTACTTAACCATTGGGACAATTTGAATGGAACTATTGAGCGTGGATATGCAGGAAATTCTCTGTGGAAATGGGAGGAGATGCCTCAAACTATTTCGCCTCGGTATGAGCAATATGCACGGGCATGCGCCTCGGTAGGTATCAACGCCTCGGTGCTGAATAACGTAAACGCTTCGCCCGAAATGCTGGCTACTGCCTATCTTCAGAAGGTGAAAATTCTGGCCGACATCTTTCGCCCTTATGGGGTGAAGGTTTATCTTTGTGTAAATTTTGCCTCGCCCAAAGAGTTAGGTAAACTACCTACAGCCGACCCTATGGATGAGAAGGTGATAGCCTGGTGGCAGGATAAGGCGAAAGAAATCTACCAATTAGTGCCCGATTTTGGAGGCTTTTTGGTGAAAGCCAATAGTGAAGGAAAGCCTGGTCCCTGCGATTATGGTCGTACCCATGTGGATGGAGCCAATATGTTGGCCGATGCGCTGCGTCCCTATGGTGGCATTGTGATGTGGCGCTCCTTTGTTTATAAAGCTGCCAGTGAAGACAGGGCTATGCAGGCTTTATTGGAATTTGAATCGTTGGATGGCCGGTTTCGCGATAATGTGATTCTGCAAATCAAGAATGGACCTGTCGATTTTCAGCCTCGCGAACCATTCAATCCACTTTTTGGTCGTATGCCTCATACACAACAGATGGTGGAATTTCAAATCACGCAAGAGTATTTAGGTGCTTCTAATCATCTGTTTTATCAAGCCCCTTTGTGGAAAGAATGTTTGGATGCAAATACTTATTGTAGACAATCGGATAGTTCTGTTAAACCTACCGTGGCAGGCATTACAGCCCAAAGGCTGCATGGCTTATCGGCCATTGCCGGTGTAGCGAATATCGGTGATGACATCAATTGGTGTGGACACCATTTTGCACAGGCTAACTGGTATGCGTTTGGCCGATTGGCTTGGAACGAACAACTCACTTCGGAAGAAATAGCCAAGGAATGGTTAAAGCAAACCTTTACGGACAATACTGATTTTGTGAAATCGGCCTCTCAGCTTATGCTTGATACGCGCGAAGCATTGGTCAATTATATGATGCCTATCGGCTTGCATCATATTTTTGCCGAAGTGCACCATTATGGTCCGGCTCCTTGGTATACCGAGAAGGGAATGCGAGCCGATTGGTCACCTCTTTACTATCATAGATCCGACTCTCTTGGCATTGGTTTTGACCGAACAGTAGCTACTGGTAGTGGGGGTACCGCACAATATGCTTCACCCTTGTTTGATATGTGGGAGAACCGTGCCACTTGTCCTGACGAGTATCTGCTTTGGTTTCATCGGGTAGGATGGAATGAAAAGTTACATAGCGGCCGCACACTGTGGCACGAGTTATGTCATCGTTATCAAACGGGACTGGAACAGGCACGAGGATTTCAAAAACGATGGGATGCTCTGCAACCCTATGTGGATAAAGAACGGTTTGAGCATGTGCAGCATAAGTTGAAAATACAAACGCACGATGCCCAATGGTGGAAGGATGCCTGTTTGCTTTACTTTCAAACATTTCATCATTTGCCTTTCCCCAGCGATTATGAACGTCCTGTTTACGACCTTGAACAGCTAATGAATTTTCACATAGGATTGAGCTTGCATGGTTGCCCTACTCGTCAGCAACTAAGGTTGTAA
- a CDS encoding beta-glucosidase, whose amino-acid sequence MRNFFKKMVVLSVGCLTLPLWAQPHREGVQQKLQSLSVEQKIDLLCARYPGVPQEGLAKYDWWSECLHGVARAGKATVFPKPIGMGSTWDAELIHRIGIAIGDEARAKHHQDVREHGYSDRHYGLTFFSPTLNIARDPRWGRTTECFSEDPLLTSDMGVSFIKGMQGDDPYYLKTVATAKHFVANNEENRRLGGSAIVDEVSLREYYFPAFRDAVVRGYVKSIMGAYNALNGIPCCANSMLLTDVLRKEWGFEGVVISDGSAIDKLYTHHKYVPNLEEGAALALRAGCDMSLRDEYRPGLKKAYHKGLITEHDLNVAVARVLDLRARLGLDKGTDQGNPYKNTPYSVVECERHQQLALEAAEKSMILLKNEGVLPLKPDASKRKLNIALIGDAFKSVYYGDYSGMPEYNRTLLEAFTHDAGRLANLTWMGERSQEVLIPSHLLTQTADQAYDGILGFTARYYEGTKVGKEAALTRQDLTLDFKLAEDAALKQKEVRAASWTSTLKAPQSGRYMFYLEASGRGKLFINGKQMLSKYNGHRFKTSCEVVLKEGEEYKLKVDCEELNTQMPIRLTWTPPFKGTDDTPAKLAKRSDVAILFVRDDNSSEGRDRKNLNLSDAHIELIKEVCAANPKTILLLGGGSTLALKDIIEGPAALLNVWIAGQGEAQAISNILLGKTNPSGKTAVTFCADESELPALDDYDITHGRSYQYFKGKELFPFGFGLSYTNYQYGKPKMKHRKLQQGDKVEVSAEIRNTGKYAGEEVVQCYLSSPTWQKQGLKQKLVGYQRVSLKPGQAKTVKFCIQEEQLKRWNKDKDEWGLNGNQYNLSVVPCSNQQNAVSFTYR is encoded by the coding sequence ATGAGAAATTTCTTCAAAAAAATGGTTGTACTGTCTGTAGGGTGTCTCACACTACCTTTGTGGGCGCAACCACATCGGGAGGGTGTGCAACAGAAACTACAAAGTTTATCGGTCGAACAAAAAATTGATTTGCTTTGTGCCAGATACCCCGGAGTTCCGCAAGAGGGATTGGCTAAGTATGATTGGTGGAGCGAGTGTTTACATGGAGTAGCTCGTGCCGGTAAGGCCACGGTGTTTCCCAAGCCTATCGGCATGGGCTCTACATGGGATGCGGAGTTGATTCATCGCATTGGCATAGCAATAGGTGATGAGGCGCGCGCCAAGCATCATCAAGACGTGCGTGAACATGGCTATAGCGATCGCCATTATGGACTTACCTTCTTTTCTCCTACTCTTAACATTGCGCGCGATCCGCGTTGGGGGCGTACTACTGAATGTTTCAGTGAAGACCCGCTGCTTACATCGGATATGGGTGTCTCATTTATTAAAGGTATGCAGGGTGATGATCCCTACTATTTAAAAACCGTAGCTACAGCTAAACACTTTGTGGCCAACAATGAGGAGAATCGCCGGTTGGGTGGTTCGGCTATCGTTGATGAAGTGTCATTGCGCGAGTATTATTTCCCAGCATTCAGGGATGCGGTGGTGCGCGGATATGTTAAATCTATCATGGGAGCCTATAATGCCTTGAACGGTATACCTTGCTGTGCCAACTCCATGCTGCTTACTGATGTATTGCGTAAGGAGTGGGGCTTTGAAGGGGTGGTTATCTCTGACGGTTCGGCTATTGACAAACTTTATACACATCATAAATATGTACCTAATCTGGAAGAGGGAGCCGCCTTGGCATTGAGGGCTGGTTGCGATATGTCGTTGAGAGATGAATATCGTCCCGGACTGAAGAAAGCCTATCATAAAGGACTCATTACGGAACACGACTTAAATGTAGCAGTTGCACGCGTGCTCGACTTGCGCGCTCGACTCGGATTGGATAAAGGTACTGACCAAGGCAATCCTTATAAAAATACGCCATACAGCGTGGTAGAATGTGAGCGTCACCAGCAACTCGCACTCGAAGCGGCGGAGAAATCTATGATTCTGCTGAAGAATGAAGGGGTATTGCCGCTGAAACCGGATGCGTCCAAGCGAAAATTGAATATTGCTTTGATAGGTGATGCCTTTAAGTCTGTTTACTATGGTGATTACAGCGGTATGCCTGAATATAATCGTACATTGCTTGAAGCTTTCACACACGATGCGGGCAGGCTGGCCAATCTTACTTGGATGGGGGAGCGATCTCAAGAAGTGTTGATTCCATCCCACCTGTTGACACAAACGGCTGACCAAGCTTACGATGGTATTTTAGGTTTTACGGCTCGCTATTATGAAGGTACTAAGGTGGGGAAAGAGGCGGCATTGACACGCCAGGATCTTACGCTCGACTTTAAGCTTGCTGAGGATGCCGCTTTGAAACAAAAGGAAGTGCGTGCTGCTAGCTGGACATCTACGCTCAAGGCACCACAATCTGGAAGATACATGTTTTATTTGGAGGCTTCGGGGCGTGGTAAATTGTTCATCAATGGCAAACAGATGTTGAGTAAATATAACGGGCATCGGTTCAAGACTTCGTGTGAGGTTGTCTTGAAAGAGGGTGAGGAATATAAACTGAAAGTGGATTGTGAGGAGCTGAACACCCAAATGCCCATTCGTCTGACGTGGACGCCTCCTTTCAAAGGTACGGATGACACGCCTGCCAAACTTGCCAAACGTTCGGATGTGGCTATTCTTTTTGTGCGCGATGATAATTCTTCCGAAGGTCGCGACCGTAAGAATTTGAACTTGAGCGATGCGCATATCGAATTGATAAAAGAGGTGTGTGCTGCCAATCCTAAAACAATCCTTCTCTTAGGAGGCGGTTCTACTTTAGCGCTGAAAGATATTATTGAGGGGCCCGCTGCTTTACTCAATGTATGGATAGCTGGTCAGGGTGAAGCCCAAGCCATTAGCAATATCCTCTTGGGCAAGACCAATCCCAGCGGTAAGACTGCCGTAACCTTTTGTGCCGACGAGTCGGAACTGCCGGCGCTCGATGATTATGACATCACCCATGGACGCAGTTATCAATATTTCAAAGGCAAAGAACTTTTTCCCTTTGGATTCGGCTTGAGCTACACAAACTATCAATATGGTAAGCCAAAGATGAAACATCGTAAACTACAGCAAGGCGACAAGGTAGAAGTGTCTGCCGAAATCAGAAATACTGGTAAATATGCAGGCGAAGAGGTGGTACAATGTTATTTATCATCGCCAACTTGGCAGAAACAGGGACTCAAGCAAAAACTCGTAGGTTATCAGCGTGTGTCATTGAAACCGGGACAAGCAAAAACTGTAAAATTCTGTATTCAGGAAGAACAGTTGAAACGCTGGAATAAGGATAAAGATGAATGGGGCTTGAACGGAAACCAATATAATTTGTCGGTAGTTCCCTGTTCGAATCAGCAAAATGCCGTGTCGTTTACCTATCGTTAA
- a CDS encoding glycoside hydrolase 43 family protein — MNFKKTILLLGLMSVSLGTVAQQREIFSNPVINADVPDPSMIRVGDYYYLVSTTMHLMPGCPVMRSKDLVHWETISYVFQKLTDLPRYDLKEGTVYGRGQWASSIRYHKGQFYVWFSPNDEPHRGYIYTTKDPAGEWKLVSRPPHHHDASLFFDDDGKVYLFYGTGQLRQLKSDLSDVAPGGIDMKIFERDADEQGLLEGSQAFKYNGKYYLMMISMDWGIPGRLRREVCYRADRITGPYEKKVILETEFQGYGGVGQGCIVDSPQGDWYGFIFQDRGGIGRVPTLMPCRWEDGWPMLGDADGRVPEKMTLTTYPDACKGGIMGSDDFSASNLSLYWQWNHNPMDDCWSLTERPGFMRLKTGRVVENLFLAPNTLTQRMSGPRCSGVVAMDVSKMADGDVAGFSAFNGLSGVLAVEKKAGKKSLVMSFQSVSLADKDKRVTEVKTEEKERVECLNDVVYLRIDGDFTKGKDEATFYYSYDNKTWKRIGCPCKMKFDHTKMFMGSKFAIFNYATKSLGGYVDVDSFWRDCFLK; from the coding sequence ATGAACTTCAAGAAAACAATATTATTATTAGGTCTGATGTCCGTTTCTTTAGGAACAGTGGCGCAGCAACGGGAAATTTTTAGCAATCCGGTGATTAATGCCGATGTGCCCGACCCTTCGATGATTCGTGTGGGCGACTATTATTACTTGGTTAGTACTACTATGCATCTGATGCCCGGTTGCCCGGTGATGCGTTCCAAGGATTTGGTGCATTGGGAAACCATTAGTTATGTGTTTCAGAAGTTGACCGACTTGCCTCGTTATGACCTGAAAGAGGGAACTGTGTATGGGCGTGGTCAGTGGGCTTCGAGCATCCGCTATCATAAGGGACAGTTCTATGTATGGTTCTCACCTAATGACGAACCACATCGTGGCTACATTTATACAACCAAGGATCCGGCGGGAGAGTGGAAGCTGGTTTCGCGTCCGCCCCACCATCATGATGCTTCCTTGTTTTTTGACGATGACGGGAAAGTTTATCTGTTTTACGGAACCGGGCAGTTGCGTCAGCTTAAGAGCGACCTCAGTGATGTGGCACCGGGAGGTATAGATATGAAGATATTTGAACGTGATGCCGATGAACAGGGATTGCTCGAAGGAAGCCAGGCTTTTAAATATAACGGAAAGTATTATCTGATGATGATTTCTATGGATTGGGGCATACCGGGGCGGCTTCGTCGTGAAGTGTGCTACCGTGCCGACCGGATAACCGGGCCTTACGAAAAGAAGGTGATTCTTGAAACGGAATTCCAAGGCTATGGTGGTGTAGGGCAGGGTTGCATCGTGGATTCTCCGCAAGGCGACTGGTATGGCTTCATCTTTCAAGACCGGGGCGGCATAGGACGTGTGCCCACGCTGATGCCTTGCCGTTGGGAGGATGGCTGGCCTATGCTGGGCGATGCCGACGGTCGTGTGCCTGAGAAAATGACTCTGACCACTTATCCCGATGCTTGCAAAGGAGGAATCATGGGAAGTGATGATTTTTCCGCCTCCAATTTGTCGCTCTATTGGCAGTGGAACCATAATCCGATGGATGATTGTTGGTCGTTGACCGAACGTCCGGGATTCATGCGACTGAAAACGGGGAGGGTAGTGGAAAACCTGTTTTTGGCGCCCAATACTCTGACTCAGCGTATGAGCGGTCCCCGGTGTAGTGGAGTGGTGGCGATGGATGTATCGAAAATGGCGGATGGCGATGTGGCGGGATTCAGCGCTTTCAACGGATTGTCGGGTGTGCTTGCTGTGGAGAAGAAAGCGGGAAAGAAGTCATTGGTGATGTCGTTTCAGTCGGTCAGCCTAGCAGATAAGGACAAACGGGTGACGGAAGTGAAGACGGAAGAGAAAGAACGTGTGGAATGCTTGAACGATGTGGTCTATCTGCGTATCGACGGTGACTTCACGAAAGGAAAGGATGAAGCGACTTTCTACTATAGCTACGACAACAAAACGTGGAAGCGGATAGGCTGCCCTTGCAAAATGAAGTTTGATCATACCAAAATGTTTATGGGCAGCAAATTCGCTATCTTCAATTATGCCACAAAGTCGTTGGGAGGCTATGTGGATGTAGATTCTTTTTGGAGGGATTGTTTTCTCAAGTGA